Within the Candidatus Izemoplasma sp. genome, the region CCCAGTGTATTATCTAAGACTATTCCCTCTTTGGGTGTTCTTGCTTGTTTTTTATTCGCATCTGTCATCGTTCTACCCATCCGTGCGAAGTAAGCTTTAATCTCAGATAAGATACGTTCATCTATCACTGTTTCTATATCAAAATAATCAAAAACAACTTCTTTTGTAATATCATCAATGGTCGGTCCTAATCCACCAGTAAAAATAATCAACTCGGCGTCAATGCTTTCTAAGATGTCATGATATTCATCTTTATTATCGTCTATCACAAATGAACGATTAATCTCAATACCAATTGTTAATAATGCTTTTGCAATAGTTGCTAAATTTGAATTAATAGATCGTCCTGTTAATAACTCTTTACCGACTGTAATGACTGCTGTTTTCATATAATCACCTGATTATATTATACAACAGTTTCACTGTTTTTGCAGGTGATTCGTTCAAAAAGTAAAAGAAAAAGCTACTCGTAAAAGTAGCCTTCTTTATCGTAATTCCTCTTTCAATTTAATGGCCTTTCCACCAACCCATACTGTTTTTATATCTTGGCGATGGTCAATCTCTAATTTCACTTTAATCTCACTAGGTAAATTCATACTAAATCCTTGGTATAAGCTATATTCAGTTTTCTTATCATCTCTATATCGATATAGATAACAAGCCAACGCTCCATTTGATGTCCCAGTAGCACTCTCTTCATTAATCCCAACACCTGGTGCAAAATTACGGCCATATAGTTGGCCATTCTCATCAAAACTGAACAAATGGAGACCAATGACACGATATTGATTAGCAACTTGTGTCATTTTCTTAAACTTGGGTGTAAGTTGATTCATTGTCTTAACATCTTTTATAGGGACAAATATCTCTCGTAACCCTGTTGATACAATTTGTATTTTATTTTTGTCTTTGATAAAGTCTTTTTCCTCAAAGCAATGTCTGATAACACGATTACTTACTGTTTCACCAAACAAAGGGTTCTTCTGTTGCATGTACACTTCATCTTCATGTACATCCAGTTTTAAAATTCCAACTTCTGTTTGTTGAGTATACATGCCGGGTGCGATAACCCCTTTATCTCTTAACATATTAAAGGTTGCAATCGTGGCATGTCCACATAAATCAACTTGTTCAGTTGGCGTGAAAAACCATACTTTAAAGTCTGCCAATCGACTGTTTAAAACAAATGCTGTTTCACTATAATTTAATTCTTTCGCGATGGCTTGCATCTCAGCTTTACTTAAATCGTCTGCGGGATACACAACCCCTGCTTTGTTCCCACCGTCTTTAGTTTTAGGAAAAGCTGTTGCGTGAAATATTGTCATGGTTCATCACCTCATATGATAGTCTATTCCCATTATAGCATAAAAAAAGACACTTTCGTGTCTTTTATTATAGATTAAAACGATAGTGCATAATATCGCCATCTTTTACAATATATTCTTTTCCTTCTAAGCGGAAAGCACCAGCTTCTTTAGCGCCTTGTTCACCATTATATTTAACATAAGCATCAAACGGTATCGTTTCGGCTCGGATAAACCCCTTTGCAAAATCAGTATGAATAACACCAGCACATTCAGGTGCTTTCATGCCTTTTTTAAAGGTCCATGCTCTAACTTCTTTTGGTCCCGCTGTGAAAAATGTTGCTAGACCAAGTAAGTCATAACTGTGTCTAATCAATTTATCAAGTCCTGATTCCTCTAATCCCAAGTCTTCTAAAAACATCGCTTTTTCTTCTTCATCCAACTCAGATAATTCTGCCTCAATCTTGGCACTAATAACAACAACATCACTTTTTTCATTTTTTGCAAATGTCTCAATTTGTTTGACATAATCGTTATCTTCATAATCTAATACATCATCTTCATGAATGTTAGCCACATACACAATTGGTTTAGCTGTTAAGAAATTAAAATGTTTGATCATTTTTTGTTGTTCTTTTGTAAACGACATTGAACGAATCGGTCTATCTTCTAATAAAACAGTTTGAATCTCTTTTAAGATATTATACTCTAGAACACTTTCATCATCAACTTTTAGTTGTGCTTTCTTTTCAACCTTAGGGATGCGTTTTTCAACAACTTCTAGATCAGCAAAGATTAACTCTAAATTAATTGTTTCAATATCACGAATAGGATTAATACTGCCATCAACATGAGTAATATTCGGATCATCAAATGCTCGTACAACCTGTACAATTGCGTCTACTTCACGGATATGACTTAAGAATTGATTACCAAGTCCTTCTCCTTTTGAAGCGCCTTTTACAATACCAGCAATGTCGGTAAATTCAAAAATGGTTGGAATTGTTTTTTTAGGTTGCACCATGTCACTGAGTATTTGTAGACGTTTATCGGGTACTTCTACAACTCCGACATTCGGATCAATTGTCGCAAACGGATAAT harbors:
- a CDS encoding PhzF family phenazine biosynthesis protein, whose product is MTIFHATAFPKTKDGGNKAGVVYPADDLSKAEMQAIAKELNYSETAFVLNSRLADFKVWFFTPTEQVDLCGHATIATFNMLRDKGVIAPGMYTQQTEVGILKLDVHEDEVYMQQKNPLFGETVSNRVIRHCFEEKDFIKDKNKIQIVSTGLREIFVPIKDVKTMNQLTPKFKKMTQVANQYRVIGLHLFSFDENGQLYGRNFAPGVGINEESATGTSNGALACYLYRYRDDKKTEYSLYQGFSMNLPSEIKVKLEIDHRQDIKTVWVGGKAIKLKEELR
- the ychF gene encoding redox-regulated ATPase YchF, yielding MGLTAGIVGLPNVGKSTLFNAITKSEVLSANYPFATIDPNVGVVEVPDKRLQILSDMVQPKKTIPTIFEFTDIAGIVKGASKGEGLGNQFLSHIREVDAIVQVVRAFDDPNITHVDGSINPIRDIETINLELIFADLEVVEKRIPKVEKKAQLKVDDESVLEYNILKEIQTVLLEDRPIRSMSFTKEQQKMIKHFNFLTAKPIVYVANIHEDDVLDYEDNDYVKQIETFAKNEKSDVVVISAKIEAELSELDEEEKAMFLEDLGLEESGLDKLIRHSYDLLGLATFFTAGPKEVRAWTFKKGMKAPECAGVIHTDFAKGFIRAETIPFDAYVKYNGEQGAKEAGAFRLEGKEYIVKDGDIMHYRFNL